The DNA segment AGCCCTACAGTTATAACATTATCACAAATAAAACGAAGCTCTTCAACCCCTTTCATCCCTTCTTCAGATGATGCTAATAATTGTGATAACTTCTCCAACTTCTCATTTATACTTCCTGTAAAGTTGAATAACGGTTGTACTTTTGCTATTGCATCTTCAGTAATACCTTTTTCTAGCATTTCTTTCTTCACGCCATCCTCTCCTACCTTATCCAGCTTATCTAATGCTACAGTAAAGTCAATCAGTTTATCTTTTGCACCAATTACCTCAGCAATGCCCGAAAGTACTTTACGGTTATTAATCTTAATAGTAACACCCGCTAATCCTAATGATGAGAAAACACCATCATATAGCTGTACTAGCTCTACTTCTTGCCATAGCGATGTACTACCAACTACATCGGCATCACATTGATAAAACTCTCTAAAACGACCTTTCTGAGGGCGATCAGCCCTCCATACTGGTTGTATTTGGTAACGTCTGAATGGGAATTCAATATCATTTTGATGCTGTACTACATAGCGTGCAAAAGGAACAGTAAGGTCATAGCGCAATGCTTTTTCAGATATTTGTGATGTAAGTTTTACACTATCTTTATTTACTAAAAGTGTTTCATTGGCTTTAGCCAAATAATCTCCACTATTTAGTATCTTAAAAATAAGTCGGTCGCCTTCTTCACCATACTTACCCATCAGGGTATCATAATTTTCAAATGAAGGGGTTTCAATAGGCTGAAAACCAAAAGTCTCAAAATGATGCTTTATCGTCGCTATTATATATTGACGCTTAGCCACCTCTATGGGCGAAAAATCTCTTGTGCCTTTTGGAATTCCTGGTTTTTGTGCCATCTTTTTAAATCTTATTTTTAATTAGGCAAATATACACATTGAGGCTGTAAGATTATAAGTTTACAATTCAAGATTATACATTCTCCTGAAATTTTACCCCCTAAAGCTAAAACAAATTGTGTATTTTAGTGGCATTAAAACTACTACCTATGTTTAACCTATTCAGGGAAAATACTAAAATTGCATTAGGCTCTATACGTAGCCAACTATTACGCACCATATTAACAGTAGCAATTATAGGTATTGGTATTTTTGCATTAGTAGGTATCCTCTCAGGGGTAGCTGTTTTACAAAGTACTATTACAGGAAACTTTGCCAGTATGGGTACTAATACCTTTTCTATAAGTCGTTATGACTTTTCTGAACAAATAGGACGTAATAACGGAAGAGCTAAAGTAAATGCTATTATTTCTTACCCCCAGGCTAAAGAATTTCAGGAACGATACAACTTTCCTACTGCTGCCGTTTCATTATCGTTTACAGCAGCAAGCAGTGCCGAAGTAAAACATTTAAGCGAAAAAACAGACCCCGAAATAACCATATTAGGTGTTGATGAATACTTTATGCCTAACTCTGGATTAGAAACTACTAAAGGCAGAAACTTTAATACGTTTGATATAAAAAACAACAATAATGTTTGTATAGTAGGTTCTGATTTTGAAAAAGGACTTCTTAAAGATATGAACCCTATAGATAAAACTATATCTATTAGAGGGGCTCGATTTAAGGTTATAGGAGTTCTTAAAGAGCAAGGCTCTACTTTTGGTAATCGTAAAGATTTAAGAGTGTTAATACCCATACAACTTGCGCGCTCATTATTTACAGCACCGTACATTAACTATGAGATAAAAACAATGGTAGGTAATAGCGATATGCTCGATGCGGGTGTAGATGAAGCCATTATTACCATGAGACAGGTGCGAAAATTAAACCCTGTAGAAGATGACAACTTTGGTATAGAGCGTAGTGACGAATTATTAGAAACATTACTTTCGCAAACCGAAACTATTAATTATGCTGCATGGGTTATTGGTATTATTACAGTATTTGGCTCATCTATAGCATTAATGAACATCATGTTAGTATCTGTAACCGAACGTACACGCGAAATTGGGGTGCGAAAGTCACTCGGGGCTACAAAGGCTACTATAGCTATGCAGTTTTTTACCGAGACGCTTATCATTAGCCTTATAGGGGGTGCATTGGGTATTTTTTTAGGAGTACTTACTGGTGGCGTAGGGTTATCGCTCATTATGGACACATCATTCCCCATACCTTGGACAGCTATTTTTGCAGCACTTACCACCATCTTAGTAGTAACATTATTTTCAGGTTCTTACCCTGCTGTAAAAGCTGCTGCACTAGACCCTATTGAGGCACTTCGTCATGAATAATTGAAGATATTGGTTTTATAAAATAGCCCCTATCATCCTATTGTTACCATATAGGTCTTTACGTACTTCAACATCCTTATACTGATATTCTTGTAGTATTTCGGATGTTTCTTTACCTAAATATTGGTTGATTTCAAAGTATAATTTGCCGTTTGGCGTAAGGCTTTTTTGTGCGAGTACCGCTATTTTTCGGTAAAACAATAAGGGGTCATTATCCTCTACAAAAAGCGCAAGATGTGGCTCATAGTCTAGCACATTATTTTTTATTTCATGCTTCTCTAAATTACGCACATACGGTGGGTTTGAAACAATGACATCAAATTGTAAAGGCAGCTCCTCTGTAATAAGAATATCTTTTTGCAAAAAAGTAACATCGGCATCATTAGCTTTAGCATTATCTTGTGCTACCATTAACGCTTCATCAGAAACATCTATAGCATATACGGTTGCATTAGGCAAATTTTTAGCCAGTGCTATAGCAATACAACCACTACCTGTACCAATATCTAGTATATTTATTTTGCCTTTATCTGCATTCTCTTTTATTATCCACTCTACCAGTTCTTCGGTTTCAGGACGTGGTATCAATGTATTTTCATTTACCTTTAGTTCCAGTCCATAAAAATGAGCCATACCAAAAATATACTGTATCGGTTTATATATTTTTAAGGCATTTAAAACAACATCCCATTTTGCAACCTCAGCATCAGTTAACTCAGCATCAGGATTCATAACCACATCAACACGTTGCCACCCTTTAAGCTTTTCGAGAGTAATGGTAAAAAAACGTTCTGCTTCCATGCTATCATATAGCGGAGTAAGCTGCTCTAAAAAATTAGTTTTATATACTTTTAGTTTCATTATTATAATATCGTGTGTAGTTTATTAAATCTCTAGTTTTTTCAACATCCATACCGGGCATGAGCCATGCCCCGTGTTACCCATAGGTTCATCGAGATATTCAAAACCAAATTTTTTATATAGTTTTTGGGCATCACGCATATAGGGCATTGTTTCGAGGTAACAGTTTACAAAACCAAAGTTCTTTGCGCTTTCTAGGCAACACTCCATCATCTTGGCGCCAATACCAATCCCTCTTGCTTCTTCCAGAAAATACATTTTTTGTAACTCACAAATATCATTAGCTCCATTTTCTAACGGTGCAATACCAGCCCCGCCAATTATAGTTCCCTCCTGCTCTACTACAAAATATTCCGAATTCTTTTGATTGTAGGTTTCATACATACAGTCTAACGAAACATCGGCATAGGCAGTACCTATTTTGGGTACATTATGCTCAATAAGTACCTGCCTTATTACTTTTGCTATAGCAACATCATCAGCAAGTTTAATTTTTCTTATTATTACATCCATAAAGCAAAGCTACTACTATTTACGGATTTTGTAACTTTACACTTTTGTAAATATAATGAACCACGAACTATACATGCGCCGTTGCCTAGAACTCGCCGCAAACGGACTCAGGACAGCCATGCCTAACCCATCGGTTGGAGCAGTACTTGTACATAACAATCGTATTATTGGAGAAGGCTATACTTCGCCTTATGGCGGAGCACATGGTGAGGTAAACTGTGTTAATTCCGTTCGTCCTGAAGACAAGCATTTAATACCTGAAGCCACACTATATGTAAGCCTAGAACCGTGTAGCCATTATGGTAAAACGCCACCATGTTGCGACCTTATTATACAACAACAAATACCTAATATTGTTATTGGTACTACAGACCCACACGAAAAAGTGGCAGGCAAAGGGATTCTTAAACTACTAGAAGCCGGTAAAAATGCTATTGTAGGTGTTTTAGAAAATGAGTGCCGAGAATTTAACCGTCGCTTTTTTACTTTCCATGAAAAGAAACGACCTTACATTATACTAAAATGGGCTGAGAGTGCTGATGGTTATTTGAGTCCAAAAACAAAAGACAGTAAAAAGCCAGTATGGATAACAAACCAATATTCGCGTCAACTGGTGCATAAATGGCGTAGTGAAGAAATA comes from the Flavobacterium arcticum genome and includes:
- the prmC gene encoding peptide chain release factor N(5)-glutamine methyltransferase, yielding MKLKVYKTNFLEQLTPLYDSMEAERFFTITLEKLKGWQRVDVVMNPDAELTDAEVAKWDVVLNALKIYKPIQYIFGMAHFYGLELKVNENTLIPRPETEELVEWIIKENADKGKINILDIGTGSGCIAIALAKNLPNATVYAIDVSDEALMVAQDNAKANDADVTFLQKDILITEELPLQFDVIVSNPPYVRNLEKHEIKNNVLDYEPHLALFVEDNDPLLFYRKIAVLAQKSLTPNGKLYFEINQYLGKETSEILQEYQYKDVEVRKDLYGNNRMIGAIL
- the hisS gene encoding histidine--tRNA ligase, which produces MAQKPGIPKGTRDFSPIEVAKRQYIIATIKHHFETFGFQPIETPSFENYDTLMGKYGEEGDRLIFKILNSGDYLAKANETLLVNKDSVKLTSQISEKALRYDLTVPFARYVVQHQNDIEFPFRRYQIQPVWRADRPQKGRFREFYQCDADVVGSTSLWQEVELVQLYDGVFSSLGLAGVTIKINNRKVLSGIAEVIGAKDKLIDFTVALDKLDKVGEDGVKKEMLEKGITEDAIAKVQPLFNFTGSINEKLEKLSQLLASSEEGMKGVEELRFICDNVITVGLNKSVLDLDVTLARGLNYYTGAIFEVTAPEGVAMGSIGGGGRYDDLTGIFGLKNMSGVGISFGLDRIYLVLEDLGLFPDTVTEATKALFINFGDTEALYSMKAIKKLRDMGCKVELYPDTAKIGKQFQHADKRGIPYVVLTGAEEMNNNKFTLKNLATGEQTAVSLDELIEQLNK
- a CDS encoding ABC transporter permease, producing the protein MFNLFRENTKIALGSIRSQLLRTILTVAIIGIGIFALVGILSGVAVLQSTITGNFASMGTNTFSISRYDFSEQIGRNNGRAKVNAIISYPQAKEFQERYNFPTAAVSLSFTAASSAEVKHLSEKTDPEITILGVDEYFMPNSGLETTKGRNFNTFDIKNNNNVCIVGSDFEKGLLKDMNPIDKTISIRGARFKVIGVLKEQGSTFGNRKDLRVLIPIQLARSLFTAPYINYEIKTMVGNSDMLDAGVDEAIITMRQVRKLNPVEDDNFGIERSDELLETLLSQTETINYAAWVIGIITVFGSSIALMNIMLVSVTERTREIGVRKSLGATKATIAMQFFTETLIISLIGGALGIFLGVLTGGVGLSLIMDTSFPIPWTAIFAALTTILVVTLFSGSYPAVKAAALDPIEALRHE
- a CDS encoding GNAT family N-acetyltransferase; amino-acid sequence: MDVIIRKIKLADDVAIAKVIRQVLIEHNVPKIGTAYADVSLDCMYETYNQKNSEYFVVEQEGTIIGGAGIAPLENGANDICELQKMYFLEEARGIGIGAKMMECCLESAKNFGFVNCYLETMPYMRDAQKLYKKFGFEYLDEPMGNTGHGSCPVWMLKKLEI
- the ribD gene encoding bifunctional diaminohydroxyphosphoribosylaminopyrimidine deaminase/5-amino-6-(5-phosphoribosylamino)uracil reductase RibD; amino-acid sequence: MNHELYMRRCLELAANGLRTAMPNPSVGAVLVHNNRIIGEGYTSPYGGAHGEVNCVNSVRPEDKHLIPEATLYVSLEPCSHYGKTPPCCDLIIQQQIPNIVIGTTDPHEKVAGKGILKLLEAGKNAIVGVLENECREFNRRFFTFHEKKRPYIILKWAESADGYLSPKTKDSKKPVWITNQYSRQLVHKWRSEEIAIVVGTQTVIDDNPKLDVRDWTGISPVRIVLDRTNRVSSDYAVKDGSVKSIFLTEQTDLESSENLLYETISFDDNLAQTVSDILYKHNLQSVIIEGGLKTLQTFITANLWDEARVFKGTTTFREGTKAPSIRGTIIKKQMIVNDELLIYKNENS